Proteins encoded within one genomic window of Fragaria vesca subsp. vesca linkage group LG1, FraVesHawaii_1.0, whole genome shotgun sequence:
- the LOC101308621 gene encoding importin-5-like gives MVVEDSLDQTNLQPQVDDTSGKDEANSKEVIKPETSPKQEKNKKNKKRKKRVEVVVEEQQQVPKTTVADEETNDERKSKVSRVLPYGLRQHITRHGFDHKWVEEQVLEEMVNKWKTYKLAEVASDLAEAEFHESKLLKFLGFMWNPLSWVMEAAALMAIVLANGDGKPPDWQDFLGITVLLIVNSTISFIEENNAGNAAAALMAGLAPKTKVLRDGRWTEQDASILCYYSGGPDDDAHCNLGIPNEGIRKKKKRNVLGRLKSKTLSLLPPKIFPMAADPTQQQQQQQLAVLLGQDPAEFETLISHLMSSTNEQRSEAERVFNLCKQAHPDALVLKLVHVLQAAPRPDSRTMSVILLRRQLDSSLWARLSPSTHSSLKSALLSSLHSESTSKSMSKKLCDTVSELASSLLPDNQWPDLLPFMFHCVSSDNPKLQESALFIFAHLAHYIASQAMLPQLTTLHSVFYRCLSSADVRIAALTASVNFIQCLTSPSHRDMFQDLLPLMMQTLTEALNSGQEATAQEALELLIELAGTEPRFLRRQLVDVVGSMLQIAEASSLEEGTRHLAIEFVITLAEARERAPGMMRKLPQFIHRLFAILMTMLLDLDDDPDWHTADTENEDAGETSNYGFGQECLDRLSISVGGNTIIPVASELFPSYLVAPEWQKHHAVHIALAQIAEGCSKVMVQNLEQVVSTVLNSFQDPHPRVRWAAINAVGQLSTDLGPNLQEKYHQRVLPALAGAMDDFQNPRVQAHAASAVLNFSENCTPDILVPYLDGIVSKLLVLLQNGKQMVQEGALTALASVADSSQEQFQKYYDAVMPYLKAILVNANDKANRMLRAKSMECISLVGMAVGKDKFRDDAKQVMEVLMSLQGSEMEADDPTTSYMLQAWARLCKCLGQDFLPYMNVVMPSLLQSAQLKPDVTITSADSDGEIDEDDDSIEMITVGDKRIGIKTSVLEEKATACNMLCCYADELKEGFFPWIDQVAPTLVPLLKFYFHEEVRKAAVSAMPELLRSAKLAVEKGQSQGHNESYIKQLSDYIIPALVEALHKEPEVEICASILDALNECVQSSGPLLDENQVRCIVDEIKQVITAITSRKQERAERAKAEDFDAEEGELLKEENEQEEELFDLVGDCLGTLIKTFKASFLPFFDKLSSYITPMLGKDKTAEERRIAICIFDDIAEHCREAARKYYDTYVPFLLEACNDESSDVRQAAVYGVGLCAEYGGSVFKPLVGEALSRLDMVIRNPSAQHSDNMMAYDNAVSALGKICQFHRDSIDAPQLVPAWLGCLPIKGDLIEAKVVHDQLCSMVERSDRELLGPNNQYLPKIVAVFAEVICAGKDLATEQTTSRMINLLRQLQQTLPPSTLASTWSSLQPQQQLALQFMLSS, from the exons GAAAGCAAATTACTGAAGTTTTTGGGGTTCATGTGGAATCCCTTATCATGGGTTATGGAAGCTGCTGCCTTGATGGCTATTGTGTTGGCAAATGGTGATGGAAAGCCTCCAGATTGGCAGGATTTTCTCGGAATTACGGTCCTGCTGATCGTTAACTCTACCATCAGCTTTATTGAAGAAAACAATGCTGGTAATGCGGCTGCTGCACTTATGGCTGGTCTTGCTCCTAAAACTAAG GTCCTCAGAGACGGTCGATGGACTGAGCAAGATGCTTCAATTTTG TGTTATTATTCGGGAGGTCCTGATGACGACGCTCATTGTAACTTGGGTATCCCTAAT GAAGGGATAAGAAAGAAAAAGAAAAGAAATGTGTTGGGGCGTTTGAAAAGCAAAACCCTCTCCCTCCTCCCCCCTAAAATCTTTCCGATGGCCGCCGATCCAACTCAGCAGCAGCAGCAGCAGCAGCTGGCCGTGCTCCTGGGCCAGGACCCGGCTGAGTTCGAAACCCTAATATCACATCTGATGTCGTCGACGAACGAGCAGCGGTCCGAGGCCGAGAGGGTGTTCAACCTGTGCAAGCAGGCCCACCCAGACGCCCTGGTTCTGAAGCTGGTCCATGTCCTCCAGGCCGCGCCCCGACCCGACTCCCGCACCATGTCCGTGATCCTCCTCCGCCGCCAGCTCGACTCGTCCCTCTGGGCCCGCCTCTCCCCCTCCACCCACTCCTCCCTCAAGTCCGCTCTCCTCTCCTCCCTCCACTCCGAGTCCACCTCCAAATCCATGTCCAAGAAGCTCTGCGACACCGTCTCCGAGCTCGCTTCTTCTCTTCTCCCCGACAACCAGTGGCCGGACCTCTTGCCTTTCATGTTCCACTGCGTCTCCTCCGACAACCCCAAGCTCCAGGAGTCGGCTCTCTTCATTTTCGCCCACCTCGCTCATTACATCGCCTCCCAAGCCATGCTCCCCCAGCTCACCACCCTCCACTCCGTCTTCTACCGGTGCCTCTCCTCCGCCGACGTCCGAATCGCCGCCCTCACCGCCTCTGTCAATTTCATCCAGTGCCTCACCTCCCCCTCCCACAGGGACATGTTCCAGGACCTCTTGCCCTTGATGATGCAGACTTTGACAGAGGCCTTGAACTCCGGTCAGGAGGCCACCGCGCAGGAGGCCCTCGAGTTGCTTATCGAACTGGCCGGCACTGAGCCCCGGTTCCTGAGGAGGCAGCTGGTGGATGTGGTTGGCTCCATGCTTCAGATTGCCGAGGCATCCTCCCTGGAGGAAGGGACCCGGCATTTGGCCATTGAGTTTGTCATCACTCTGGCCGAGGCCAGGGAGAGAGCGCCCGGGATGATGAGGAAGCTGCCTCAGTTTATTCATAGGTTGTTTGCCATACTCATGACCATGTTGTTGGACCTTGACGACGACCCCGACTGGCACACTGCAGATACTGAGAATGAGGATGCTGGTGAGACTAGTAACTACGGCTTTGGACAGGAGTGTTTAGACAGGCTTTCAATTTCAGTGGGTGGCAATACCATTATACCTGTTGCTTCCGAGCTTTTTCCGTCCTACTTGGTTGCCCCTGAATGGCAAAAGCACCATGCCGTCCACATTGCCCTTGCTCAGATTGCCGAGGGCTGCTCTAAG GTTATGGTGCAGAACCTCGAACAGGTGGTGTCAACGGTATTGAATTCTTTCCAAGATCCTCACCCACGTGTGCGGTGGGCAGCAATTAATGCAGTTGGGCAATTGTCAACGGATTTAGGCCCAAATTTACAAGAGAAGTATCACCAGCGAGTGCTGCCTGCATTAGCTGGAGCTATGGATGACTTCCAAAATCCACGAGTACAG GCCCATGCCGCTTCAGCAGTACTCAATTTCAGTGAAAACTGCACCCCAGATATTTTGGTACCGTACCTGGATGGAATTGTGAGCAAGCTTCTTGTACTTCTACAG AATGGAAAGCAGATGGTCCAGGAGGGGGCTTTAACAGCTTTAGCATCAGTTGCTGATTCGTCACAG GAGCAATTCCAGAAGTATTATGATGCTGTAATGCCTTACTTGAAAGCCATTTTGGTTAATGCAAATGACAAAGCTAATCGTATGCTACGTGCAAAATCAATGGAATGTATTAGTTTGGTTGGAATGGCTGTCGGGAAGGATAAGTTTAGGGATGATGCAAAGCAG GTTATGGAAGTCTTGATGTCATTGCAAGGATCTGAAATGGAGGCAGATGATCCCACAACAAGTTATATGTTACAA GCATGGGCTAGACTTTGCAAATGCCTTGGGCAGGATTTTCTCCCATACATGAATGTTGTCATGCCTTCTTTGCTTCAGTCTGCTCAACTTAAGCCTGATGTGACAATCACTTCTGCAGATTCAGATGGAGAAATTGATGAAGATGATGATAG CATTGAAATGATTACTGTTGGGGATAAGAGGATAGGAATCAAAACTAGTGTTCTGGAGGAAAAAGCTACGGCCTGTAACATGCTATGTTGCTATGCTGATGAGTTGAAGGAAGGATTTTTCCCTTGGATTGATCAG GTTGCTCCAACATTGGTTCCTCTTCTAAAATTTTATTTCCATGAAGAAGTTAGAAAGGCAGCTGTTTCAG CAATGCCGGAGCTCCTACGTTCAGCCAAATTAGCAGTAGAGAAGGGCCAGTCTCAAGGCCATAATGAGTCCTACATAAAGCAGTTATCTGATTACATAATACCAGCGCTGGTTGAGGCATTGCACAAG GAACCTGAGGTTGAAATTTGTGCCAGCATTTTAGATGCATTGAACGAATGTGTGCAG AGTTCTGGGCCACTACTTGATGAAAACCAAGTTAGATGCATCGTGGATGAGATCAAACAAGTGATTACAGCAATCACATCTAGAAAACAAGAGCGAGCAGAAAGGGCCAAGGCAGAGGACTTTGATGCAGAAGAAGGGGAGCTTCTGAAGGAGGAAAATGAACAAGAAGAAGAGCTTTTTGATCTA GTTGGTGATTGTTTGGGAACTTTGATAAAGACATTCAAGGCTTCTTTTTTGCCTTTCTTTGACAAGCTTTCCTCTTACATAACACCAATGTTG GGTAAGGATAAAACTGCAGAAGAGAGGAGAATTGCCATCTGCATATTTGATGATATTGCAGAGCATTGCCGTGAAGCTGCTCGTAA GTATTATGATACTTATGTTCCTTTCCTACTGGAAGCTTGCAATGATGAAAGTTCAGATGTTCGTCAG GCTGCTGTTTATGGTGTCGGTCTTTGTGCGGAGTATGGTGGATCTGTGTTCAAACCTCTTGTTGGTG AAGCTCTTTCTAGGTTGGATATGGTGATCAGGAACCCCAGTGCACAACACTCTGACAACATGATGGCATATGATAATGCTGTTTCAGCTCTTGGGAAAATATGCCAGTTCCACCGTGATAGCATAGATGCACCACAG CTTGTCCCTGCCTGGTTAGGTTGTTTACCTATAAAAGGTGATTTGATTGAGGCCAAGGTTGTCCATGACCAGCTGTGTTCAATGGTTGAAAG ATCGGATAGAGAGCTTTTGGGTCCCAATAATCAATATCTTCCGAAAATAGTTGCAGTTTTTGCTGAG GTTATATGTGCGGGTAAAGACTTGGCAACTGAGCAAACAACTAGTCGAATGATTAATTTATTAAGGCAGCTTCAACAAACCTTACCGCCCTCTACCCTTGCATCAACCTGGTCATCCTTGCAACCGCAGCAACAGCTCGCATTACAATTTATGCTCTCATCATAA
- the LOC101308914 gene encoding ATPase family AAA domain-containing protein At1g05910-like produces MAPSTIANMMRRRCSLGDPIASYSPPPDDFESRRRRGSRPRRSDTLYTAPRRRDEEEENENIIDDEQDQTGARRYHLRKRTTPRGGVEEGKRPRSDDIDPKAKAKAKQEEVDHSVTFESVAGHSHHIQGLKEMVFLPLIYPHFFSSQNITPPRGVLFCGPPGTGKTLMASALASEASMLAGHTVSFYMRKGADLLSKWMGESEKQLTLLFEEAKKNQPSIIFFDEIDGLAPARSAKQEQGHISVVSTLLALMDGLDSRGEVVVIGATNRVDAIDGALRRPGRFDREFYFNLPGREARVEILDIYTRKWKHPPSNELKLELAHRCVGYCGADLKGLCNEAAIRALRHKYPQVYTRTHEKFDIDVESVRVEKYHFVEVMSTITPAAHRGAFVHSRPLSLVVAPCLQRHLDTAMEYISDIFPCGSAIPLVVYRPWLSICGAEGYGPEDLGPAILHELGDKFPIHSLGLASLVSDAKTLEEALVHKVDEARRTTPSILYLPHFQEWWKAANKQLRAVLLTLLQDFPSDLPVLLLVTSSVPPAKVGATTSTILSQCRVYNVVMCDEDISLFFDRLIKAAVEGTTERVSAQLGNVQQQSPAASGTQASAGSQDMKMLDGYITDKIKSLKLRFVPQTKNFSIPQFQRLYAEIMEAVLKIKNITLIFEYLFQFADNEENFPKIMHQIKHRQVVARALISFLESNELVKKLQVITAGWLSTCRDSGLSFKMITYANAKNSVVAFQTFIQDFDNKEKLQEPTDSATRDPTVRGRDQAVEFKTRCIAASTSEHISKMRSTAAVQKELLQMMSNKA; encoded by the exons ATGGCTCCCTCAACTATTGCTAACATGATGCGCCGCCGTTGCTCTCTTGGTGATCCCATTGCCTCGTACTCCCCTCCACCAGATGATTTCGAGTCCCGTCGACGTCGAGGATCGCGACCTCGTCGCTCCGACACACTTTACACTGCTCCTCGTCGTCGGGATGAAGAAGAAGAGAACGAGAATATCATTGACGATGAACAAGACCAAACTGGAGCAAGGCGTTACCATCTTCGGAAGCGTACCACGCCAAGAGGAGGAGTCGAGGAGGGAAAGCGTCCCCGGTCTGATGATATCGACCCCAAGGCCAAGGCCAAGGCCAAGCAGGAGGAGGTTGATCACAGTGTCACCTTTGAGAGTGTAGCAGGACATTCTCATCACATTCAAGGTTTGAAGGAAATGGTTTTCTTACCTCTAATCTATCCGCATTTTTTTTCGAGTCAAAATATCACACCACCAAGGGGAGTTCTCTTTTGTGGTCCTCCTGGCACTGGCAAGACATTGATGGCCAGCGCCTTGGCCTCTGAGGCTTCCATGCTTGCCGGCCACACTGTAAGTTTCTACATGAGGAAAGGTGCAGACTTGCTGAGCAAGTGGATGGGCGAGTCTGAGAAACAGCTCACGCTTCTTTTTGAGGAAGCAAAGAAAAATCAACCATCTATCATTTTCTTTGATGAAATTGATGGACTGGCTCCTGCTAGATCCGCCAAACAAGAGCAAGGTCATATTTCTGTTGTTTCTACATTGCTTGCTCTCATGGATGGTCTTGATTCTCGTGGAGAAGTGGTTGTCATCGGAGCCACCAACCGAGTTGATGCAATTGATGGAGCTTTGCGCCGCCCCGGAAGATTTGATAGGGAATTCTACTTTAATTTGCCTGGCCGTGAGGCCCGTGTTGAAATTTTAGACATTTACACTCGAAAATGGAAGCACCCTCCTTCAAATGAATTAAAATTGGAGCTTGCACATAGATGTGTCGGATATTGCGGTGCTGATTTGAAGGGTCTTTGCAATGAAGCTGCCATTCGTGCTCTCCGTCATAAATATCCTCAGGTATACACAAGGACTCATGAGAAGTTTGATATTGATGTTGAGTCAGTAAGGGTTGAAAAATATCACTTTGTTGAAGTCATGTCAACAATCACCCCAGCTGCTCACAGAGGTGCTTTTGTGCACTCCAGGCCATTGTCTTTAGTGGTTGCACCATGCCTGCAGAGGCATCTCGACACAGCCATGGAATATATATCTGATATTTTCCCTTGTGGCTCTGCCATTCCTCTTGTTGTCTATAGGCCTTGGCTTTCTATATGTGGTGCTGAAGGTTATGGCCCGGAAGATCTTGGTCCTGCTATTTTACATGAACTCGGTGACAAATTTCCTATTCATTCTCTAGGACTTGCTTCTCTTGTATCTGATGCAAAGACACTAGAGGAGGCGCTGGTACATAAAGTTGATGAAGCAAGGAGAACGACGCCATCAATTCTCTATTTGCCACATTTCCAAGAGTGGTGGAAGGCGGCAAATAAGCAGCTCCGTGCAGTTTTGCTGACTTTGCTACAAGATTTTCCATCTGATCTACCTGTATTACTACTTGTAACGTCATCAGTGCCACCTGCTAAAGTTGGTGCCACGACCTCTACAATACTCTCGCAATGTCGTGTCTATAATGTCGTGATGTGTGATGAAGATATCTCTTTGTTTTTTGACCGTCTCATCAAAGCTGCTGTGGAGGGCACAACTGAAAGGGTGAGTGCTCAACTTGGTAATGTCCAGCAACAGTCACCTGCAGCTTCAGGAACACAAGCTTCTGCGGGATCTCAAGACATGAAGATGTTGGATGGTTATATTACAGACAAAATCAAGTCTCTCAAGCTGCGTTTTGTGCCGCAGACCAAAAACTTTAGCATTCCACAGTTCCAGAGGCTTTACGCAGAAATTATGGAGGCCGTCTTAAAGATCAAGAACATAACACTTATTTTCGAGTACTTGTTTCAATTTGCAGACAATGAAGAAAATTTCCCGAAAATTAT GCATCAGATAAAGCACCGTCAAGTGGTGGCTCGAGCTTTAATCAGCTTCTTGGAATCAAATGAGCTTGTAAAGAAACTGCAAGTCATCACTGCTGGCTGGTTAT CTACATGTCGTGATTCTGGTTTGAGCTTTAAAATGATCACATATGCTAATGCGAAGAACAGTGTGGTAGCTTTTCAAACTTTCATACAAGATTTTGATAATAAAGAAAAATTGCAAGAACCAACAGATTCTGCCACAAGAGATCCTACAGTGAGAGGGAGAGATCAAGCTGTTGAATTTAAAACCAGGTGCATCGCAGCTTCTACATCAGAGCACATTTCCAAGATGAGGAGCACAGCTGCAGTGCAGAAGGAGCTACTCCAAATGATGTCAAATAAAGCTTGA
- the LOC101312093 gene encoding superoxide dismutase [Cu-Zn] 2-like isoform 3 has translation MAGRVRAVAVITSSGGYGVRGAVEFVQEGGPHEPTHVRGRIMGLSPGLHGFHIHAFGDTSNGCLSTGPHFNPLNKDHGAPSDQHRHAGDLGNVTAGPDGVAEVSLVDSQIPLSGPHSILGRAVVVHADPDDLGKGGHELSKSTGNAGARVGCGIIGLRSSV, from the exons ATGGCGGGGAGAGTGAGAGCAGTGGCTGTAATCACTAGTAGCGGTGGATATGGTGTTAGAGGCGCTGTTGAGTTCGTGCAGGAGGGTGGCCCACATGAGCCGACCCATGTCAGAGGAAGAATCATGGGCCTCTCTCCCGGCCTTCACGGCTTCCATATCCACGCTTTTGGTGATACCTCCAACGGCTGCCTTTCTACCG GACCTCACTTCAATCCGCTCAACAAGGACCATGGAGCTCCTTCAGACCAGCACCGTCACGCCGGTGATTTGGGTAACGTCACTGCTGGTCCTGATG GAGTTGCTGAGGTTTCTCTTGTCGACTCCCAG ATTCCACTAAGCGGGCCTCATTCCATTCTTGGGAGGGCGGTTGTTGTGCATGCTGATCCTGATGATCTTGGCAAAG GTGGACATGAACTCAGCAAATCTACTGGGAATGCAGGAGCAAGAGTTGGATGTG GAATAATTGGCCTTCGGTCGTCTGTTTAA
- the LOC101312093 gene encoding superoxide dismutase [Cu-Zn] 2-like isoform 2, producing the protein MVLEALLSSCRRVAHMSRPMSEEESWASLPAFTASISTLLVIPPTAAFLPVPFFLSVPFPFWCSQFPFWCSQFQFRCSIPLGPHFNPLNKDHGAPSDQHRHAGDLGNVTAGPDGVAEVSLVDSQIPLSGPHSILGRAVVVHADPDDLGKVKGGEDVRFCLIRLQ; encoded by the exons ATGGTGTTAGAGGCGCTGTTGAGTTCGTGCAGGAGGGTGGCCCACATGAGCCGACCCATGTCAGAGGAAGAATCATGGGCCTCTCTCCCGGCCTTCACGGCTTCCATATCCACGCTTTTGGTGATACCTCCAACGGCTGCCTTTCTACCGGTGCCCTTCTTTCTCTCTGTTCCATTTCCATTTTGGTGCTCTCAATTTCCATTTTGGTGCTCTCAATTTCAATTTCGGTGCTCAATTCCTCTAGGACCTCACTTCAATCCGCTCAACAAGGACCATGGAGCTCCTTCAGACCAGCACCGTCACGCCGGTGATTTGGGTAACGTCACTGCTGGTCCTGATG GAGTTGCTGAGGTTTCTCTTGTCGACTCCCAG ATTCCACTAAGCGGGCCTCATTCCATTCTTGGGAGGGCGGTTGTTGTGCATGCTGATCCTGATGATCTTGGCAAAG TGAAGGGTGGAGAGGATGTTAGGTTTTGCTTGATCAGATTGCAGTGA
- the LOC101312093 gene encoding superoxide dismutase [Cu-Zn] 2-like isoform 4 translates to MVLEALLSSCRRVAHMSRPMSEEESWASLPAFTASISTLLVIPPTAAFLPVPFFLSVPFPFWCSQFPFWCSQFQFRCSIPLGPHFNPLNKDHGAPSDQHRHAGDLGNVTAGPDGVAEVSLVDSQIPLSGPHSILGRAVVVHADPDDLGKGGLDE, encoded by the exons ATGGTGTTAGAGGCGCTGTTGAGTTCGTGCAGGAGGGTGGCCCACATGAGCCGACCCATGTCAGAGGAAGAATCATGGGCCTCTCTCCCGGCCTTCACGGCTTCCATATCCACGCTTTTGGTGATACCTCCAACGGCTGCCTTTCTACCGGTGCCCTTCTTTCTCTCTGTTCCATTTCCATTTTGGTGCTCTCAATTTCCATTTTGGTGCTCTCAATTTCAATTTCGGTGCTCAATTCCTCTAGGACCTCACTTCAATCCGCTCAACAAGGACCATGGAGCTCCTTCAGACCAGCACCGTCACGCCGGTGATTTGGGTAACGTCACTGCTGGTCCTGATG GAGTTGCTGAGGTTTCTCTTGTCGACTCCCAG ATTCCACTAAGCGGGCCTCATTCCATTCTTGGGAGGGCGGTTGTTGTGCATGCTGATCCTGATGATCTTGGCAAAG GTGGGCTTGATGAATGA
- the LOC101312093 gene encoding superoxide dismutase [Cu-Zn] 2-like isoform 1, with protein sequence MVLEALLSSCRRVAHMSRPMSEEESWASLPAFTASISTLLVIPPTAAFLPVPFFLSVPFPFWCSQFPFWCSQFQFRCSIPLGPHFNPLNKDHGAPSDQHRHAGDLGNVTAGPDGVAEVSLVDSQIPLSGPHSILGRAVVVHADPDDLGKGGHELSKSTGNAGARVGCGIIGLRSSV encoded by the exons ATGGTGTTAGAGGCGCTGTTGAGTTCGTGCAGGAGGGTGGCCCACATGAGCCGACCCATGTCAGAGGAAGAATCATGGGCCTCTCTCCCGGCCTTCACGGCTTCCATATCCACGCTTTTGGTGATACCTCCAACGGCTGCCTTTCTACCGGTGCCCTTCTTTCTCTCTGTTCCATTTCCATTTTGGTGCTCTCAATTTCCATTTTGGTGCTCTCAATTTCAATTTCGGTGCTCAATTCCTCTAGGACCTCACTTCAATCCGCTCAACAAGGACCATGGAGCTCCTTCAGACCAGCACCGTCACGCCGGTGATTTGGGTAACGTCACTGCTGGTCCTGATG GAGTTGCTGAGGTTTCTCTTGTCGACTCCCAG ATTCCACTAAGCGGGCCTCATTCCATTCTTGGGAGGGCGGTTGTTGTGCATGCTGATCCTGATGATCTTGGCAAAG GTGGACATGAACTCAGCAAATCTACTGGGAATGCAGGAGCAAGAGTTGGATGTG GAATAATTGGCCTTCGGTCGTCTGTTTAA